A DNA window from Drosophila sechellia strain sech25 chromosome X, ASM438219v1, whole genome shotgun sequence contains the following coding sequences:
- the LOC6618057 gene encoding partitioning defective 3 homolog isoform X5 gives MFDVPPKCPALANKLGGLFGWRHTYKVAAKQEGIPHGQLHKSYSLTLPKRPPSPSAYSCVKPDSWVTVTHLQTQSGILDPDDCVRDVADDREQILAHFDDPGPDPGVPQGGGDGASGSSSVGTGSPDIFRDPTNTEAPTCPRDLSTPHIEVTSTTSGPMAGLGVGLMVRRSSDPNLLASLKAEGSNKRWSAAAPHYAGGDSPERLFLDKAGGQLSPQWEEDDDPSHQLKEQLLHQQQPHAANGGSSSGNHQPFARSGRLSMQFLGDGNGYKWMEAAEKLQNQPPAQQTYQQGGHHAGHGQNGAYSSKSLPRESKRKEPLGQAYESIREKDGEMLLIINEYGSPLGLTALPDKEHGGGLLVQHVEPGSRAERGRLRRDDRILEINGIKLIGLTESQVQEQLRRALESSELRVRVLRGDRNRRQQRDSKVAEMVEVATVSPTRKPHAAPVGTSLQVANTRKLGRKIEIMLKKGPNGLGFSVTTRDNPAGGHCPIYIKNILPRGAAIEDGRLKPGDRLLEVDGTPMTGKTQTDVVAILRGMPAGATVRIVVSRQQELAEQSDQPAEKSAGVAVAPSVAPPPVPAAAPPAPSIPVQKSSSARSLFTHQQQSQLNESQHFIDAGSESAASNDSLPPSSNSWHSREELTLHIPVHDTEKAGLGVSVKGKTCSNLNASGSSASSGSNGLMKHDGDLGIFVKNVIHGGAASRDGRLRMNDQLLSVNGVSLRGQNNAEAMETLRRAMVNTPGKHPGTITLLVGRKILRSASSSDILDHSNSYSHSHSNSSGGSNSNGSGNNNNSSSNASDNSGATVIYLSPEKREQRCNGGGGGGSAGNEMNRWSNPVLDRLTGGICSSNSAQPSSQQSHQQQQQSHPSQQQQQQRRLPAAPVCSSAALRNESYYMATNDNWSPAQLHLMTAHGNTALLIEDDAEPMSPTLPARPHDGQHCNSSSTNPSQNLAVGNQGPPINTVPGTPSTSSNFDATYSSQLSLETNSGVEHFSRDALGRRSISEKHHAALDARETGTYQRNKKLREERERERRIQLTKSAVYGGSIESLTARIASANAQFSGYKHAKTASSIEQRETQQQLAAAEAEARDQLGDLGPSLGMKKSSSLESLQTMVQELQMSDEPRGHQALRAPRGRGREDSLRAAVVSEPDASKPRKTWLLEDGDHEGGFASQRNGPFQSSLNDGKHGCKSSRAKKPSILRGIGHMFRFGKNRKDGVVPVDNYAVNISPPTSVVSTATSPQLQQQQQQQLQQHQQQQQIPTAALAALERNGKPPAYQPPPPLPAPNGVGSNGIHQNDIFNHRYQHYANYEDLHQQHQQHQISRRHQHYHSQRSARSQDVSMHSTSSGSQPGSLAQPQAQSNGVRPMSSYYEYETVQQQRVGSIKHSHSSSATSSSSSPINVPHWKAAAMNGYSPASLNSSARSRGPFVTQVTIREQSSGGIPAHLLQQHQQQQLQQQQQPTYQTVQKMSGPSQYGSAAGSQPHASKV, from the exons ATGTTCGACGTACCGCCAAAATGTCCTGCGTTGGCCAACAAGCTGGGCGGTCTCTTCGGGTGGCGACACACCTACAAGGTGGCCGCCAAGCAGGAGGGGATTCCCCATGGGCAGCTGCACAAGTCCTACTCCCTCACGCTGCCCAAGCGACCGCCTTCGCCGTCGGCCTACTCGTGTGTGAAG CCCGATTCCTGGGTGACCGTTACGCATCTGCAGACACAGTCGGGCATCCTCGATCCGGATGATTGTGTCCGCGACGTGGCCGACGATCGGGAGCAGATATTGGCGCACTTTGATGACCCAGGACCGGATCCGGGAGTTCCGCAAGGAGGCGGCGATGGAGCATCGGGCAGTTCATCCGTTGGCACCGGTTCGCCGGATATCTTTCGCGATCCCACCAACACGGAGGCGCCCACCTGTCCGCGGGATCTATCCACGCCACACATCGAGGTCACCAGCACCACATCGGGACCGATGGCTGGACTCGGAGTTGGACTGATGGTGCGTCGCAGCAGTGATCCCAATCTGCTGGCCTCTCTGAAGGCGGAGGGCAGTAACAAACGCTGGTCGGCGGCGGCTCCCCATTACGCTGGCGGGGATTCGCCGGAGCGCCTGTTTCTTGACAAGGCCGGTGGCCAGTTATCGCCACAGTGggaggaggacgacgatcCCAGTCATCAGCTAAAGGAACAGCTGCTACATCAACAGCAGCCCCATGCTGCTAATGGAGGCTCCTCCTCCGGTAACCATCAGCCGTTTGCCCGATCCGGACGCCTGTCGATGCAGTTTCTGGGCGATGGCAATGGCTACAAGTGGATGGAGGCAGCCGAGAAACTACAGAATCAGCCGCCAGCCCAGCAGACATATCAGCAGGGTGGTCATCATGCTGGTCACGGTCAAAACGGTGCCTACTCCAGCAAGTCCTTGCCCCGGGAGAGCAAGCGAAAGGAGCCCTTGGGACAGGCATATGAATCCATCAGGGAGAAGGATGGTGAAATGCTGCTGATCATCAACGAGTACGGTAGTCCGCTGGGACTCACTGCTCTGCCGGACAAGGAGCATGGCGGTGGACTGCTGGTGCAGCATGTGGAGCCGGGCAGCCGAGCCGAAAGAGGACGACTGCGTCGTGATGATCGCATCTTGGAGATCAATGGCATTAAGCTAATAGGACTCACCGAATCACAGGTTCAGGAGCAACTGCGACGGGCTTTGGAGAGCTCGGAGTTGAGAGTTCGAGTGCTGCGCGGTGATCGCAATCGCCGCCAACAGCGTGACTCCAAGGTGGCCGAGATGGTGGAGGTGGCCACGGTTTCACCCACCCGCAAACCACATGCTGCTCCGGTGGGCACCTCGCTGCAAGTGGCAAATACCCGTAAACTGGGCAGGAAAATCGAAATTATGCTCAAGAAGGGACCCAACGGTCTGGGCTTTTCGGTCACAACACGCGATAATCCCGCCGGTGGCCACTGTCCCATCTACATCAAGAATATCCTGCCACGAGGTGCGGCCATCGAGGATGGACGCCTGAAGCCCGGTGATCGTTTGCTCGAGGTGGATGGCACTCCAATGACCGGTAAAACGCAAACAGATGTGGTGGCAATCTTGAGGGGCATGCCAGCGGGAGCAACCGTAAGGATTGTGGTCTCCCGCCAGCAGGAGTTGGCGGAGCAGTCTGACCAGCCGGCTGAGAAAAGTGCTGGAGTGGCGGTGGCACCTTCAGTTGCTCCACCAcctgttcctgctgctgcacctCCAGCGCCTTCCATTCCGGTCCAGAAATCCAGCAGCGCACGATCTCTGTTCACTCATCAGCAGCAATCGCAGCTAAATGAATCTCAGCACTTTATTGATGCGGGCAGCGAGTCGGCTGCTTCAAAT GACAGCCTGCcacccagcagcaacagttggcACTCCCGCGAGGAGCTGACCCTGCACATTCCCGTACACGACACCGAAAAGGCCGGACTGGGGGTCAGTGTGAAGGGCAAGACGTGCTCGAATCTGAACGCTTCCGGATCGAGTGCCTCCAGCGGCAGCAATGGACTGATGAAGCACGACGGTGACTTGGGTATATTCGTGAAGAATGTAATTCATGGCGGAGCTGCATCCCGCGATGGTCGCTTGCGGATGAATGATCAACTGCTGAGCGTGAATGGAGTATCGCTGCGGGGGCAAAACAATGCCGAGGCCATGGAGACACTACGTCGGGCAATGGTCAACACGCCCGGCAAACATCCGGGCACCATAACCCTGCTGGTAGGCCGCAAGATCTTGCGATCGGCCAGTTCCAGTGACATTCTGGACCACAGTAACAGTTACAGTCATAGCCATAGCAATAGTAGCGGCGGCAGCAATTCAAATGGTAGCGGtaataacaacaatagcagCTCAAATGCCAGCGATAATTCTGGAGCCACGGTCATATATTTGAGCCCGGAGAAGAGGGAGCAGCGCTGCAATGGCGGCGGAGGTGGTGGCAGTGCTGGCAATGAGATGAATAG ATGGAGCAATCCCGTTTTGGATCGCCTAACCGGTGGCATTTGCTCCTCGAACTCAGCGCAGCCATCCTCTCAGCAGtctcaccagcagcagcagcagtcgcatccttcgcagcagcaacagcagcagcgtcgACTGCCAGCAGCGCCCGTTTGCAGCAGTGCAGCTCTCAGAAACGAGAGCTACTACATGGCCACCAATGACAACTGGTCGCCGGCGCAGCTGCACTTAATGACTGCTCATGGCAACACGGCGCTGCTTATCGAGGACGATGCCGAGCCGATGTCTCC AACACTACCGGCACGTCCGCATGATGGGCAGCACTGCAACTCGAGCAGTACTAATCCATCGCAGAACTTGGCCGTCGGCAATCAGGGGCCACCCATAAATACCGTGCCTGGTACTCCGTCGACATCCAGCAACTTTGATGCCACCTACTCCTCGCAACTGAGCTTGGAGACAAACTCGGGCGTGGAGCATTTCTCGCGCGATGCTTTGGGACGACGCAGCATCTCTGAGAAGCACCATGCGGCGCTCGATGCCCGCGAAACTGGCACCTATCAGCGGAATAAGAAGTTACGCGAGGAGCGCGAACGCGAGCGTCGCATTCAACTGACGAAATCCGCTGTGTATGGTGGTTCCATTGAATCCCTTACGGCTCGCATAGCCAGTGCTAATGCCCAGTTTTCGGGATATAAACATGCCAAGACTGCATCCAGCATCGAGCAAAGAGAGACGCAGCAGCAATTGGCCGCTGCCGAGGCGGAGGCCAGGGATCAGCTGGGCGATCTGGGTCCGTCGTTGGGCATGAAGAAGTCTTCGTCGTTAGAGTCGCTCCAGACGATGGTGCAGGAGCTGCAGATGTCGGATGAGCCGCGTGGTCATCAGGCGTTGCGTGCAccgcgtgggcgtggcagggagGACAGTCTGCGGGCGGCGGTGGTCAGCGAACCGGATGCGAGCA AGCCCCGCAAGACCTGGCTTTTGGAGGATGGCGATCACGAGGGTGGTTTTGCCTCGCAGCGCAATGGACCGTTCCAGAGTTCGCTGAACGATGGCAAACACGGCTGCAAGTCGTCGCGGGCCAAGAAGCCAAGCATACTGCGCGGCATCGGTCACATGTTCCGCTTTGGCAAGAATCGCAAGGATGGCGTGGTGCCAGTGGACAACTATGCGGTAAACATTTCGCCCCCTACATCGGTGGTTTCCACAGCCACATCGccgcagttgcagcagcagcaacagcagcaattgcagcaacaccagcagcagcaacagataCCAACCGCTGCGTTGGCCGCTCTGGAGAGAAATGGCAAGCCGCCGGCGTATCAgccaccgccaccgctgccTGCTCCAAATGGAGTGGGTAGCAATGGGATCCATCAGAACGACATCTTCAACCATCGCTATCAGCATTATGCCAACTACGAGGACctccaccagcagcaccagcaacaccaGATTAG TCGCCGCCATCAGCATTACCATTCGCAGCGCAGTGCCCGCTCGCAGGATGTGAGCATGCACTCGACGAGCTCCGGATCCCAGCCAGGATCCCTGGCCCAGCCGCAAGCGCAATCGAACGGCGTTCGTCCCATGAGCAGTTACTACGAGTACGAGACGGTGCAACAGCAGCGGGTGGGCAGCATCAAGCACAGCCATAGCAGCAGCGCCAcgtcgtcctcctcgtcgCCCATCAATGTGCCGCATTGGAAGGCGGCGGCCATGAATGGCTACTCGCCAGCCAGCCTGAACAGCAGTGCCCGGAGTCGAGGTCCGTTTGTGACGCAGGTGACCATACGGGAGCAGAGCAGTGGCGGCATACCCGCCCACCTgctgcagcaacatcagcagcagcaactccagcagcagcagcagcccacCTACCAGACTGTCCAGAAGATGTCCGGACCATCGCAATATGGTAGTGCCGCCGGTTCCCAGCCACACGCATCCAAGGTGTGA
- the LOC6618057 gene encoding partitioning defective 3 homolog isoform X2 — protein sequence MFDVPPKCPALANKLGGLFGWRHTYKVAAKQEGIPHGQLHKSYSLTLPKRPPSPSAYSCVKPDSWVTVTHLQTQSGILDPDDCVRDVADDREQILAHFDDPGPDPGVPQGGGDGASGSSSVGTGSPDIFRDPTNTEAPTCPRDLSTPHIEVTSTTSGPMAGLGVGLMVRRSSDPNLLASLKAEGSNKRWSAAAPHYAGGDSPERLFLDKAGGQLSPQWEEDDDPSHQLKEQLLHQQQPHAANGGSSSGNHQPFARSGRLSMQFLGDGNGYKWMEAAEKLQNQPPAQQTYQQGGHHAGHGQNGAYSSKSLPRESKRKEPLGQAYESIREKDGEMLLIINEYGSPLGLTALPDKEHGGGLLVQHVEPGSRAERGRLRRDDRILEINGIKLIGLTESQVQEQLRRALESSELRVRVLRGDRNRRQQRDSKVAEMVEVATVSPTRKPHAAPVGTSLQVANTRKLGRKIEIMLKKGPNGLGFSVTTRDNPAGGHCPIYIKNILPRGAAIEDGRLKPGDRLLEVDGTPMTGKTQTDVVAILRGMPAGATVRIVVSRQQELAEQSDQPAEKSAGVAVAPSVAPPPVPAAAPPAPSIPVQKSSSARSLFTHQQQSQLNESQHFIDAGSESAASNDSLPPSSNSWHSREELTLHIPVHDTEKAGLGVSVKGKTCSNLNASGSSASSGSNGLMKHDGDLGIFVKNVIHGGAASRDGRLRMNDQLLSVNGVSLRGQNNAEAMETLRRAMVNTPGKHPGTITLLVGRKILRSASSSDILDHSNSYSHSHSNSSGGSNSNGSGNNNNSSSNASDNSGATVIYLSPEKREQRCNGGGGGGSAGNEMNRWSNPVLDRLTGGICSSNSAQPSSQQSHQQQQQSHPSQQQQQQRRLPAAPVCSSAALRNESYYMATNDNWSPAQLHLMTAHGNTALLIEDDAEPMSPTLPARPHDGQHCNSSSTNPSQNLAVGNQGPPINTVPGTPSTSSNFDATYSSQLSLETNSGVEHFSRDALGRRSISEKHHAALDARETGTYQRNKKLREERERERRIQLTKSAVYGGSIESLTARIASANAQFSGYKHAKTASSIEQRETQQQLAAAEAEARDQLGDLGPSLGMKKSSSLESLQTMVQELQMSDEPRGHQALRAPRGRGREDSLRAAVVSEPDASKPRKTWLLEDGDHEGGFASQRNGPFQSSLNDGKHGCKSSRAKKPSILRGIGHMFRFGKNRKDGVVPVDNYAVNISPPTSVVSTATSPQLQQQQQQQLQQHQQQQQIPTAALAALERNGKPPAYQPPPPLPAPNGVGSNGIHQNDIFNHRYQHYANYEDLHQQHQQHQISGDDSTTSISETLSESTLECMRQQVIRQRIKVEAESRRHQHYHSQRSARSQDVSMHSTSSGSQPGSLAQPQAQSNGVRPMSSYYEYETVQQQRVGSIKHSHSSSATSSSSSPINVPHWKAAAMNGYSPASLNSSARSRGPFVTQVTIREQSSGGIPAHLLQQHQQQQLQQQQQPTYQTVQKMSGPSQYGSAAGSQPHASKV from the exons ATGTTCGACGTACCGCCAAAATGTCCTGCGTTGGCCAACAAGCTGGGCGGTCTCTTCGGGTGGCGACACACCTACAAGGTGGCCGCCAAGCAGGAGGGGATTCCCCATGGGCAGCTGCACAAGTCCTACTCCCTCACGCTGCCCAAGCGACCGCCTTCGCCGTCGGCCTACTCGTGTGTGAAG CCCGATTCCTGGGTGACCGTTACGCATCTGCAGACACAGTCGGGCATCCTCGATCCGGATGATTGTGTCCGCGACGTGGCCGACGATCGGGAGCAGATATTGGCGCACTTTGATGACCCAGGACCGGATCCGGGAGTTCCGCAAGGAGGCGGCGATGGAGCATCGGGCAGTTCATCCGTTGGCACCGGTTCGCCGGATATCTTTCGCGATCCCACCAACACGGAGGCGCCCACCTGTCCGCGGGATCTATCCACGCCACACATCGAGGTCACCAGCACCACATCGGGACCGATGGCTGGACTCGGAGTTGGACTGATGGTGCGTCGCAGCAGTGATCCCAATCTGCTGGCCTCTCTGAAGGCGGAGGGCAGTAACAAACGCTGGTCGGCGGCGGCTCCCCATTACGCTGGCGGGGATTCGCCGGAGCGCCTGTTTCTTGACAAGGCCGGTGGCCAGTTATCGCCACAGTGggaggaggacgacgatcCCAGTCATCAGCTAAAGGAACAGCTGCTACATCAACAGCAGCCCCATGCTGCTAATGGAGGCTCCTCCTCCGGTAACCATCAGCCGTTTGCCCGATCCGGACGCCTGTCGATGCAGTTTCTGGGCGATGGCAATGGCTACAAGTGGATGGAGGCAGCCGAGAAACTACAGAATCAGCCGCCAGCCCAGCAGACATATCAGCAGGGTGGTCATCATGCTGGTCACGGTCAAAACGGTGCCTACTCCAGCAAGTCCTTGCCCCGGGAGAGCAAGCGAAAGGAGCCCTTGGGACAGGCATATGAATCCATCAGGGAGAAGGATGGTGAAATGCTGCTGATCATCAACGAGTACGGTAGTCCGCTGGGACTCACTGCTCTGCCGGACAAGGAGCATGGCGGTGGACTGCTGGTGCAGCATGTGGAGCCGGGCAGCCGAGCCGAAAGAGGACGACTGCGTCGTGATGATCGCATCTTGGAGATCAATGGCATTAAGCTAATAGGACTCACCGAATCACAGGTTCAGGAGCAACTGCGACGGGCTTTGGAGAGCTCGGAGTTGAGAGTTCGAGTGCTGCGCGGTGATCGCAATCGCCGCCAACAGCGTGACTCCAAGGTGGCCGAGATGGTGGAGGTGGCCACGGTTTCACCCACCCGCAAACCACATGCTGCTCCGGTGGGCACCTCGCTGCAAGTGGCAAATACCCGTAAACTGGGCAGGAAAATCGAAATTATGCTCAAGAAGGGACCCAACGGTCTGGGCTTTTCGGTCACAACACGCGATAATCCCGCCGGTGGCCACTGTCCCATCTACATCAAGAATATCCTGCCACGAGGTGCGGCCATCGAGGATGGACGCCTGAAGCCCGGTGATCGTTTGCTCGAGGTGGATGGCACTCCAATGACCGGTAAAACGCAAACAGATGTGGTGGCAATCTTGAGGGGCATGCCAGCGGGAGCAACCGTAAGGATTGTGGTCTCCCGCCAGCAGGAGTTGGCGGAGCAGTCTGACCAGCCGGCTGAGAAAAGTGCTGGAGTGGCGGTGGCACCTTCAGTTGCTCCACCAcctgttcctgctgctgcacctCCAGCGCCTTCCATTCCGGTCCAGAAATCCAGCAGCGCACGATCTCTGTTCACTCATCAGCAGCAATCGCAGCTAAATGAATCTCAGCACTTTATTGATGCGGGCAGCGAGTCGGCTGCTTCAAAT GACAGCCTGCcacccagcagcaacagttggcACTCCCGCGAGGAGCTGACCCTGCACATTCCCGTACACGACACCGAAAAGGCCGGACTGGGGGTCAGTGTGAAGGGCAAGACGTGCTCGAATCTGAACGCTTCCGGATCGAGTGCCTCCAGCGGCAGCAATGGACTGATGAAGCACGACGGTGACTTGGGTATATTCGTGAAGAATGTAATTCATGGCGGAGCTGCATCCCGCGATGGTCGCTTGCGGATGAATGATCAACTGCTGAGCGTGAATGGAGTATCGCTGCGGGGGCAAAACAATGCCGAGGCCATGGAGACACTACGTCGGGCAATGGTCAACACGCCCGGCAAACATCCGGGCACCATAACCCTGCTGGTAGGCCGCAAGATCTTGCGATCGGCCAGTTCCAGTGACATTCTGGACCACAGTAACAGTTACAGTCATAGCCATAGCAATAGTAGCGGCGGCAGCAATTCAAATGGTAGCGGtaataacaacaatagcagCTCAAATGCCAGCGATAATTCTGGAGCCACGGTCATATATTTGAGCCCGGAGAAGAGGGAGCAGCGCTGCAATGGCGGCGGAGGTGGTGGCAGTGCTGGCAATGAGATGAATAG ATGGAGCAATCCCGTTTTGGATCGCCTAACCGGTGGCATTTGCTCCTCGAACTCAGCGCAGCCATCCTCTCAGCAGtctcaccagcagcagcagcagtcgcatccttcgcagcagcaacagcagcagcgtcgACTGCCAGCAGCGCCCGTTTGCAGCAGTGCAGCTCTCAGAAACGAGAGCTACTACATGGCCACCAATGACAACTGGTCGCCGGCGCAGCTGCACTTAATGACTGCTCATGGCAACACGGCGCTGCTTATCGAGGACGATGCCGAGCCGATGTCTCC AACACTACCGGCACGTCCGCATGATGGGCAGCACTGCAACTCGAGCAGTACTAATCCATCGCAGAACTTGGCCGTCGGCAATCAGGGGCCACCCATAAATACCGTGCCTGGTACTCCGTCGACATCCAGCAACTTTGATGCCACCTACTCCTCGCAACTGAGCTTGGAGACAAACTCGGGCGTGGAGCATTTCTCGCGCGATGCTTTGGGACGACGCAGCATCTCTGAGAAGCACCATGCGGCGCTCGATGCCCGCGAAACTGGCACCTATCAGCGGAATAAGAAGTTACGCGAGGAGCGCGAACGCGAGCGTCGCATTCAACTGACGAAATCCGCTGTGTATGGTGGTTCCATTGAATCCCTTACGGCTCGCATAGCCAGTGCTAATGCCCAGTTTTCGGGATATAAACATGCCAAGACTGCATCCAGCATCGAGCAAAGAGAGACGCAGCAGCAATTGGCCGCTGCCGAGGCGGAGGCCAGGGATCAGCTGGGCGATCTGGGTCCGTCGTTGGGCATGAAGAAGTCTTCGTCGTTAGAGTCGCTCCAGACGATGGTGCAGGAGCTGCAGATGTCGGATGAGCCGCGTGGTCATCAGGCGTTGCGTGCAccgcgtgggcgtggcagggagGACAGTCTGCGGGCGGCGGTGGTCAGCGAACCGGATGCGAGCA AGCCCCGCAAGACCTGGCTTTTGGAGGATGGCGATCACGAGGGTGGTTTTGCCTCGCAGCGCAATGGACCGTTCCAGAGTTCGCTGAACGATGGCAAACACGGCTGCAAGTCGTCGCGGGCCAAGAAGCCAAGCATACTGCGCGGCATCGGTCACATGTTCCGCTTTGGCAAGAATCGCAAGGATGGCGTGGTGCCAGTGGACAACTATGCGGTAAACATTTCGCCCCCTACATCGGTGGTTTCCACAGCCACATCGccgcagttgcagcagcagcaacagcagcaattgcagcaacaccagcagcagcaacagataCCAACCGCTGCGTTGGCCGCTCTGGAGAGAAATGGCAAGCCGCCGGCGTATCAgccaccgccaccgctgccTGCTCCAAATGGAGTGGGTAGCAATGGGATCCATCAGAACGACATCTTCAACCATCGCTATCAGCATTATGCCAACTACGAGGACctccaccagcagcaccagcaacaccaGATTAG TGGAGACGATTCCACCACATCGATTTCGGAAACGCTTTCGGAGTCAACACTCGAGTGCATGCGGCAGCAGGTCATCCGTCAGCGCATCAAGGTCGAGGCGGAAAG TCGCCGCCATCAGCATTACCATTCGCAGCGCAGTGCCCGCTCGCAGGATGTGAGCATGCACTCGACGAGCTCCGGATCCCAGCCAGGATCCCTGGCCCAGCCGCAAGCGCAATCGAACGGCGTTCGTCCCATGAGCAGTTACTACGAGTACGAGACGGTGCAACAGCAGCGGGTGGGCAGCATCAAGCACAGCCATAGCAGCAGCGCCAcgtcgtcctcctcgtcgCCCATCAATGTGCCGCATTGGAAGGCGGCGGCCATGAATGGCTACTCGCCAGCCAGCCTGAACAGCAGTGCCCGGAGTCGAGGTCCGTTTGTGACGCAGGTGACCATACGGGAGCAGAGCAGTGGCGGCATACCCGCCCACCTgctgcagcaacatcagcagcagcaactccagcagcagcagcagcccacCTACCAGACTGTCCAGAAGATGTCCGGACCATCGCAATATGGTAGTGCCGCCGGTTCCCAGCCACACGCATCCAAGGTGTGA